gctcatggaatggcatgctttgatcaataataagtgatatccgtattgCCGTAGATatcactgctgtcatccttacctccaagcgtttattcatgttggataatctttggataaCGACAGCAGTCACACGATTGGAAGCCATAGCTTGAAaggtagcctacaaaagcctattcctgttATTTTCCcacaatccatcaaacacatttggtgtgtcatcatagtgacAGTCATAGTGGTCAGattcgctcaggtggaacaaacttaaacttgtgccttttttcaatgctgatgtgaatgtcattgagaaaacatagaagtgtcaaatatttttttcgctaacatcctttctgaatttaaaagttaTCCACAAAGTAATCAAAttaaactttatttgccacatgcaccaaatacaacagtgtagaccttactgtgaaatgcttacttttcaACATTATTTTGCctctttttcatggtatccaattggtagttacagtcttgtcccatcgctgcaactcccgtacagactcgggagaggtaaaggtcgagagccatgcaccCCCCGAAACACAACtcagccaagccacactgctagGTGCAAGAACATCTTTGCTGGCCAAATCCCTCCCAAACCctcctaacctggacgacgctgggccatttgTGTGCCGCTCCATGGGTTTCCCGGTCTGCGACAGAGCCgagactcaaaccaggatctctagtggcatagTTAGCACtgtaatgcagtgccttagaccaccacACCACTCTGTAGgcctgtgaaatgcttacttacaagcccttaaccaacagtgcagttcaagaaagagttaagaaaatatttaccaaataaacaaaagtaaaaaattataaaaagtaacacaataaaataacaataatgaggctatatacaaggggtaccagtaccgagtcaatgtgtggtacaggttagtcgaggtaaattGTACattaggtaggggtgaagtgactatgcatagataataaacagcgagtagcagcagtgtacaaaacaaatggatggGGGGTGTCTCCTTTggctttttcctattttgttgcattacaatctttaatttaaatagatttatatttggatttcatgtaatggacagactccaaattggtgaagtgaaatgaaaaaaataacttttttcaaaaaaagaaataaactgaaagtggtgcgtgcatatgtattcaccccctttgctatgaagccccttaaTCTGGCgcaaacaattaccttcagaagtcacataattagttaaataaagtccacctgtgtgcaatctaagtgtcacatgatctgtaccttcagaagtcacataattagttaaataaagtccacctgtgtgcaatctaagtgtcacatgatctatctgtcacatgatctcagtatacatacacctgttctgaaaagccccagagtctgcaacaccactaagcaaggggcaccatgaagaccaaggagctctccaaacaggtcagggacaaagttgtggagaagtacagatcaggtttgGATTATAAAACAATAtgagaaactttgaacatcccactgagcaccattaaatccattattaaaaaatttaaagaatatggcaccacaacaaacctgccaagagagtccaccaaaactcacggaccaggcaaggagggcattaatcagagataCAACAAAaataccaaagataaccctgaaggagctgcaaagctccacagcagagattggagtatctgtccataggacactccacagagctgggctttacgggaagagtggccagaaaaaaatccattgctttcagagaaaaataagaaaacacgtttggtgttcgccaaagggcatgtgggagactccccaaacatatggaagaaggtactctggttagatgagacaaaaatgtagctttttggccatcaagggaaacgctatgtctggcgcaaacccaacacctttcatcaccccgagaacactacaccgacagtgaagcatggtggtgacagcatcatgctgtggggatgtctttcatcggcagggactgggaaactggtcagaattgaaggaataatggatggcgctaaatacagggaaattctatTGGGAAACCTgttagtcttccagagatttgagactgggacagaggttcaccttccagcaagacaatgaccctaatcatactgctaaagcaacactcgagtggtttaaggggaaacatctAAATGTCTTGGaaaggcctagtcaaagtccagacttcaatccaattgagaatctgtggtatgacttagagattgctgtacaccagcggaacaccatccaacttgaagtagctggagcagttttgccttgaagaatgggcaaaaatcccagtggctagatgtgctaagcttatagagacatgccccaagagacttgcagctgttattgctgcaaaaggtgcctCCAGAAAATATTGAATAgtgggggttgaatagttatgtaTGCtcatgttttctgtttttttgtcttatttcttgtttgtttcaaatTAAAAATTATTTAACATCTCTAAAGTggttttgggctttcctctgacaccgcctagtatatacagtggggcaaaaaagtatttagtcagccaccaattgtgcatgttctcccacttaagcagcttggtttgaagaaatcaactgtgggagcaattattaggaaatggaagacatacaagaccactgataatctccctcaagcaaaaatcccagaaccacacggggggacctagtgaataacctgcagagagctgggaccaaagtaacaaagcctaccatcagtaacacactacgccgccagggactcaaatcctgcaatgCCAGATGTGTCATTGACatgagcatttggatgatccagaagaagattgggagaatgtcatatggtcagatgaaaccaaaatataactttttggtaaaaactcaactcgtcgtgtttggaggacaaagaatgctgagttgcatccaaagaacaccatacctactgtgaagcatgggggtggaaacatcatgctttggggctgtttttctgatccgtgtaaaggaaagaatgaatggggccatgtatcgggagattttgagtgaaaacctccttccatcagcaagggcattgaagatgaaacgtggctgggtctttcagcatgacaatgatcccaaacacactgcccaggcaacgaaggagtggcttcgtaagaagcatttcaaggtcctggagtggcctagccagtctccagatctcaaccccatagaaaatctttggagggagttgaaagtccgtgttgcccaggaacagccccaaaacatcactgctctagaggagatctgcatggaggaatgggccaaaataccagcaacagtgtgtgaaaaccttgtgaagacttacagaaaacgtttgacctctgtcattgccaacaaagggtatataacaaagtattgagataaacttttgttattgaccaaatacttattttccaccataatttgcaaatacattcataaaaaatcctacaatgtgacagTTGAAGTTAACTGCCCTGTCCAGGGGCAGAATgaccgatttttaccttgtcagctcgggattcaatctagcaacctttcggttattggcctaacgctctaacaactaggctacctgccggccatgcttggggtacaggaggggactgaccaCGCACACTTGAGGGGCCCCCTtgttgaggattagcgtggcggatgtgttgttccctacccttaccacctggtggcagcccgtcaggaagtccaggatgcagttgcagagggaggtgtttagtcccagggtccttagctaagtgatgagctttgagagcactatggtgttgaacactgagctgtagtcaaagaatagcattctcacataggtgttccttttgtccaggtgagaaagggcagtgtggagtgcaatagagattgcatcatctgtggatctgtttgggcggtatgcaaattgggtttcttggataatggtgttgtgaacCATGACCATcatttcaaaacacttcatggctacagacgtgagtgctacgggtcagtagtcatttaggcaggttaccttagggttcttgggcacagggactatggtggtctgcttgaaacatgttggtattgcagactcagtcagggacagattCCAATCATATAGCAAATGTTGGTTTTATTAAGTTACATTTTTCAATTTAGTTTCTTCCCATTTCATTGACTAAACAGGAGATTCTaaaacaaactctctctctctctctctcgtccagcATGGATAAATTGAGAAAGATAAGGATAGTTCTGACAGAAATATTGTCAGCGGACGCCAGTTACATCCTTCAGTATGTACACCAGGAGGACCTGGTGACTCCACGCGAATACAGGAACCTGCACAATGTCAGTAAATTACATCCAGAAGAGTCCATCGTAGGTCTGCTGGATTCACTCCTAATGAAAGGAGGAGATGAGAAATGCACTAGATTCTTGACCCTGTTGCAGCAGCCAGTCATCAGATCAACCTACTACAAACTGGGAGAAATCAAACACATGTATTATGCACAATATCATGCACaaattaagcacatttttataTAATGTAGCCCTGTTTTTTGTATGTAAGATGATTGGGATCTCCTAGTTAAAGCATAATAATGTTTGCTAATCTAATCTAATGACAACAGCGACATAGCTCCGGCACCCAGTAGCCCAGCACCCCCAGACGCTGTCCCAACCTCTGCCTCCTCCACAGTCCACACCCATCGCCCAACCACATCAGGTAGAACCATTTTAAAGCATGCATTTCCATTATTTTAGCACAGATCGATTGAATCATGGTGTATGTATTCTATGAATGAATCCTATCTAATGATCTATATATTCACTCGTGTTCCTGGTCCAACCCCACCACCATTAGTGGAATTGTAGTTCAAATGACTGACACCAATATTCTGCGCTTGGAAGCCCCAAGATGGATACACACACCTCTAGCTTCTCATTTGAATTTGTAAAGGGTTACAGATCACCTCATTTCAGACAACCAAAACTATAAATATCACGTAATTGCATCAGATGCTTGATTAAGTTCTATTCAGTACCAGAACA
This window of the Oncorhynchus clarkii lewisi isolate Uvic-CL-2024 chromosome 1, UVic_Ocla_1.0, whole genome shotgun sequence genome carries:
- the LOC139416978 gene encoding uncharacterized protein, with translation MDKLRKIRIVLTEILSADASYILQYVHQEDLVTPREYRNLHNVSKLHPEESIVGLLDSLLMKGGDEKCTRFLTLLQQPVIRSTYYKLGEIKHIDIAPAPSSPAPPDAVPTSASSTVHTHRPTTSGSKIPTTPVKKNNRRSTTACGTITDVSEVKMGKAGGKYYQAVLNQEDGPMVILILDLEKRNIFLGAEKRRSSVKLKRISFEKLGMNKYQEGIKFTNKSELTYTRAKNTIKMEPTADEKE